In a genomic window of Polycladomyces abyssicola:
- a CDS encoding GNAT family N-acetyltransferase, translating to MHIQILTPRQLSRHRLKILSFFRKYGEKRITHKALRWLQQLSGEQYPEGTLVSIAFENKQAIGIIVFGRYGLDESMIAVHPAFRKKGIGEALLGHAIDDLGKVYTRVACDNTPSLKLCFSSGLVAFRLFLGPTGKPTLWLAGGDWDPSEVTG from the coding sequence GTGCATATACAAATACTCACACCCCGGCAATTATCTCGACACCGCCTCAAAATCCTCTCTTTTTTCCGGAAATACGGAGAAAAACGAATCACGCACAAAGCGCTTCGCTGGCTTCAACAACTATCGGGCGAACAATATCCGGAAGGCACACTTGTCTCCATTGCTTTTGAAAACAAACAGGCCATCGGCATCATCGTCTTTGGGCGTTACGGGCTGGACGAATCGATGATCGCCGTACATCCCGCCTTTCGAAAAAAGGGGATCGGGGAAGCCCTACTTGGTCACGCAATCGACGATCTGGGGAAAGTATATACCCGCGTTGCCTGTGATAACACCCCCAGCCTCAAATTGTGCTTCTCCTCCGGATTGGTGGCGTTTCGTCTGTTCCTCGGCCCCACGGGCAAGCCGACCTTGTGGCTGGCAGGCGGCGATTGGGACCCCTCGGAAGTGACGGGGTGA
- a CDS encoding C40 family peptidase, whose translation MRFQRVLKKSLLLVTATLVTVVALPVGIGHAAPQQVTVTPSNANAYSMVQKIFLQYGNDGIFTHNNAQKQAIAQRQTVPQNNKPAQANQTESTASLADRIIQTGEKYLGTPYKYGAPSGQTRYFDCSLFVQTVFKENGIKLPRSSREQARMGTYVPRGQLQKGDLVFFTAGRSDGQIGHVGIYAGNNKILHTYGPGGVRYDSMSTPWLDKTYVTARRVIR comes from the coding sequence ATGCGTTTTCAACGAGTGTTAAAAAAGTCGTTGCTGTTGGTGACTGCAACGTTGGTAACGGTTGTGGCATTGCCCGTTGGGATCGGTCATGCCGCACCGCAACAGGTTACGGTGACACCGTCCAACGCAAATGCATACAGCATGGTCCAAAAAATATTCCTTCAATATGGAAACGATGGAATATTCACTCATAATAATGCTCAGAAACAAGCGATTGCTCAGCGTCAAACCGTTCCACAAAACAACAAACCAGCTCAAGCGAATCAAACCGAGTCGACTGCTTCCCTGGCTGACCGGATTATCCAAACTGGGGAAAAATACCTGGGGACTCCCTACAAATATGGAGCACCGTCCGGCCAGACTCGATACTTTGACTGCTCGTTGTTTGTACAAACGGTTTTCAAAGAGAACGGTATCAAACTTCCCCGTTCTAGCAGAGAGCAAGCGCGGATGGGTACGTATGTGCCACGGGGCCAACTGCAAAAAGGGGATCTCGTGTTCTTCACGGCTGGCCGTTCGGACGGGCAGATCGGTCACGTGGGAATTTACGCAGGCAACAACAAAATTCTGCACACGTACGGACCGGGTGGGGTGCGTTACGACAGCATGAGTACCCCCTGGTTGGACAAGACGTATGTCACGGCACGCCGCGTGATCCGATAA
- a CDS encoding YheC/YheD family protein codes for MSGDHDKTPTLGITVCKTRGTPPFHETAYFKQLTREGQQVGIRVIVFCPKDVNWARRSVSAWHYSTRRGQWIAAIYPLPHLIYDRCYYTNARHYLDYKPYVNRLATDPQIRLLGRPLGGKWQTYLFLAKDPDLRPHLPETRRLTTMQDLYTILGRYRSAVIKPNGGSHGQGVAAILPGKDGIRVHGRTRGNRTFDDRLVNRSQMEQWISQFTQGTRYVVQPYLPLCTTDGRPFDVRILIQKSERGDWVRTGMAVRVGKPQTLTSNLHGGGKAVKAEWFFSRQYEPELRTHILERLEWLSTQVPMQIEARHGRMVEVGLDVGVDPQGRVWLLEVNSKPGRSVFLLTGEKEIRRRSIELPMRYARALLDGQVGGSR; via the coding sequence ATGAGCGGTGATCATGACAAAACGCCCACCCTGGGGATCACCGTTTGTAAAACGCGCGGAACCCCGCCTTTTCATGAAACCGCCTATTTCAAACAATTGACGCGGGAAGGTCAGCAGGTCGGAATCCGGGTGATCGTCTTTTGCCCCAAAGACGTCAACTGGGCACGGCGTTCGGTTTCAGCATGGCACTATTCTACTCGACGAGGGCAATGGATCGCTGCAATCTACCCGCTTCCCCACTTGATTTACGATCGGTGTTACTATACCAACGCTCGTCACTATCTGGACTACAAACCCTACGTCAACAGGCTGGCAACCGATCCCCAGATCCGCCTTTTGGGGCGGCCGCTGGGCGGAAAATGGCAAACCTATCTGTTTCTGGCCAAAGATCCCGATCTTCGACCTCATCTTCCGGAAACCCGACGTCTTACGACCATGCAAGATTTATACACGATCCTAGGGCGCTACCGTTCCGCGGTGATCAAACCCAATGGCGGCAGTCACGGTCAAGGAGTAGCGGCCATCCTTCCCGGAAAAGACGGCATTCGCGTACACGGGCGCACACGCGGCAATCGAACGTTTGATGACCGTTTGGTCAACCGTTCCCAAATGGAGCAGTGGATATCCCAATTCACTCAAGGCACCCGTTACGTAGTTCAACCGTATCTGCCGCTGTGTACCACAGATGGCCGACCGTTCGACGTTCGGATCCTGATACAAAAAAGTGAAAGAGGAGATTGGGTCCGAACGGGCATGGCTGTTCGCGTAGGCAAACCGCAAACACTGACGTCCAATCTTCATGGGGGAGGGAAAGCTGTTAAGGCCGAATGGTTTTTCTCCCGCCAATACGAACCGGAACTTCGAACACATATCCTGGAGAGGCTGGAATGGTTGTCTACTCAAGTGCCGATGCAGATCGAGGCGCGACACGGTCGCATGGTGGAAGTGGGCTTGGACGTCGGTGTCGATCCCCAGGGCCGTGTTTGGCTGTTGGAGGTCAATTCCAAGCCTGGACGCAGCGTATTCCTGCTGACCGGTGAGAAAGAAATCCGACGTCGTTCCATTGAGTTACCGATGCGATATGCCCGGGCTCTGTTGGACGGGCAAGTAGGAGGGTCACGATGA
- a CDS encoding YheC/YheD family protein, giving the protein MSSIICRILPLSNAPTKAVILTQPLMEKWGCKNGQSVKISLGNKMLITQVISIRRREPIIYLPVATARQLSIPYFGEVRVTFQNRCIKIGPVLAILTTGYTGSTASPFGNRSQLFRNFLVAGQDEKPYFYVFTPEMIDWQRGVISGWFLRKDKMGPFHWERLTAPFPDVIYERVPNRKSESLPHVQQCLTRLKSLTVCRVFNQGFFNKWSIHELLHNHPLTAQFIPESVLCPSIDKIQEMLNRHQMVYLKPSGGSLGLGIFRITWHPTNGYYCRFREGDKNILHRFHSLDKLILYYFGKQLHRFERYLVQQGIRLIKYEDRPVDFRVHMNKDKSGQWQVVAIGTKVAGFGSVTTHVRTGGQLLSTSTLMQKIFGDQEQFVKEEIHEASIRIAQVLEKQIDGPLGELGLDIGVDRNHQIWLFEVNAKPGRHIFLHPDLRDAGRKSARYITEYSLRLANFV; this is encoded by the coding sequence ATGAGTTCAATTATCTGCCGCATTCTTCCTTTGTCCAATGCCCCAACCAAAGCCGTCATCCTCACACAACCGCTGATGGAAAAATGGGGATGCAAAAACGGGCAATCCGTCAAAATTTCTTTGGGAAACAAAATGCTGATCACACAGGTGATCAGCATTAGGCGGCGTGAACCGATCATTTATCTTCCGGTTGCAACCGCCCGACAACTCAGTATTCCGTACTTCGGCGAGGTACGGGTCACTTTCCAAAATCGGTGCATCAAAATTGGACCGGTTCTTGCCATACTGACAACCGGTTATACTGGCTCCACCGCTTCACCGTTCGGCAACCGATCACAACTGTTCCGCAACTTCCTCGTCGCCGGACAGGATGAAAAACCGTACTTCTATGTTTTCACTCCGGAAATGATCGATTGGCAGCGCGGCGTGATCAGCGGTTGGTTCCTCCGAAAAGACAAGATGGGGCCTTTTCACTGGGAACGACTAACAGCCCCTTTCCCCGATGTGATTTATGAACGCGTACCCAATCGCAAATCCGAATCATTGCCTCACGTCCAACAATGTCTTACCCGGTTGAAATCATTGACCGTTTGCCGTGTTTTCAACCAAGGATTTTTCAACAAATGGTCCATTCACGAATTGCTCCACAATCATCCGCTAACCGCTCAATTCATCCCTGAATCCGTTCTTTGCCCATCCATCGATAAAATCCAGGAAATGCTGAATCGACACCAAATGGTCTATCTCAAGCCCAGCGGAGGCAGCCTGGGCCTCGGTATCTTTCGTATCACCTGGCATCCGACAAACGGATATTACTGCCGGTTCCGCGAAGGGGACAAAAATATCCTGCACCGTTTTCATTCACTCGATAAGCTGATCTTATATTATTTCGGCAAGCAATTGCACCGTTTTGAACGTTATCTGGTGCAACAAGGCATTCGGTTGATCAAGTACGAAGATCGTCCGGTCGACTTTCGCGTGCATATGAACAAAGACAAATCCGGTCAATGGCAGGTGGTTGCAATCGGCACCAAAGTGGCGGGTTTCGGCAGTGTAACCACCCATGTGCGAACCGGTGGTCAGTTGCTTTCCACCTCCACGCTGATGCAAAAGATATTCGGTGATCAGGAGCAATTTGTCAAAGAAGAGATCCACGAAGCCTCCATTCGCATCGCTCAAGTATTGGAAAAGCAAATTGACGGTCCCCTCGGCGAGTTGGGACTGGATATCGGCGTCGATCGAAATCATCAAATATGGCTGTTTGAGGTCAACGCCAAGCCGGGACGCCACATTTTTCTCCACCCCGACCTACGTGATGCCGGCCGCAAATCGGCCCGGTACATCACAGAATACAGCCTGAGACTCGCCAATTTTGTGTGA
- a CDS encoding YheC/YheD family protein, with product MGQHRVQIQIVPNRYFPPQMNMVISRHLARKLHLQQHTIWTAFGSAVGTGLVALAQTRSPLIRISASLAHRLHLTQQLSTHVRYDPQGRVLRFGPILGILINQHVQETEIDQPFGAMTRFLEECTLAGKNRGVVVAVLRPEEILLEKKTVRGWVYEQNQWQKALLPLPDVVYNRITSRRIEAQPQLQQKIQQLRHQHHVSIFNERFLDKQQVYDILKQDPDIRTMLPQTYPFSPNILRIMLMKYPCLYLKPTNGSLGNGIIRVTNHGGGITCQYTSATRNLTQTVRSIPEAMKCLRRRIRRSPYIIQQGLTLVKENGRPIDFRVLVQKNIRGEWAVTSTVGRVANDQDIVSNLARGGTLRKAGEVLLSLQVPNKPTPAQLRAKAIQIAQTFEQLADGHYAELGIDLALDIQGKLWLLEINSKPSKTDDTVTNPTLTTRPSVSRLIDYTCHLCGLVPAAKKRRNMKHTPQTKPVRRKAR from the coding sequence ATGGGGCAACATCGCGTACAAATTCAAATCGTGCCGAACCGATACTTTCCCCCGCAAATGAACATGGTCATCAGCCGTCATCTGGCCCGAAAGCTCCATCTCCAGCAGCACACCATCTGGACCGCCTTCGGTTCGGCCGTCGGAACAGGTCTCGTCGCATTGGCCCAAACCCGAAGCCCTCTGATTCGCATCAGCGCTTCGCTGGCGCATCGCCTCCATCTGACACAACAACTGTCCACCCATGTACGATATGATCCGCAAGGACGCGTGTTACGATTCGGACCTATTCTCGGCATCCTGATCAACCAACATGTTCAGGAAACCGAAATTGACCAGCCTTTTGGAGCGATGACCCGCTTCCTGGAGGAATGCACCCTCGCCGGCAAAAATCGCGGTGTTGTCGTGGCCGTCCTCCGACCGGAAGAAATCCTTTTAGAGAAAAAAACGGTTCGGGGATGGGTATACGAGCAAAATCAGTGGCAAAAGGCGTTGCTTCCACTGCCCGATGTGGTATACAACCGGATCACATCCCGCCGCATCGAAGCGCAACCGCAACTGCAACAAAAAATCCAGCAACTGCGCCATCAGCATCATGTCTCTATTTTCAACGAGCGTTTTCTGGACAAACAACAAGTGTACGACATTTTAAAACAGGACCCGGATATTCGAACCATGTTGCCTCAAACTTATCCTTTTTCCCCCAATATCCTGCGGATCATGTTGATGAAATACCCCTGTCTGTACCTGAAGCCGACCAATGGCAGCCTGGGAAACGGCATTATTCGCGTCACCAACCATGGTGGAGGCATCACGTGCCAATACACATCTGCGACGCGCAATCTGACGCAAACGGTACGTTCAATCCCGGAAGCGATGAAGTGCCTGCGACGACGTATCAGACGGTCTCCCTATATCATTCAACAAGGATTGACGCTGGTCAAAGAGAATGGGCGTCCAATTGATTTCCGCGTCTTGGTGCAAAAGAACATTCGCGGCGAATGGGCGGTCACGTCCACGGTGGGACGCGTCGCCAATGATCAGGACATCGTATCCAATCTCGCTCGGGGCGGAACGTTACGCAAAGCGGGAGAAGTGCTGCTGAGCCTGCAGGTTCCCAATAAGCCGACTCCCGCCCAGCTTCGCGCCAAAGCCATACAGATCGCCCAGACATTCGAGCAGTTGGCCGACGGTCACTACGCAGAACTGGGAATCGACCTGGCATTGGATATTCAGGGAAAACTGTGGTTACTGGAGATCAATTCCAAACCGTCCAAAACGGACGATACAGTGACAAATCCCACTCTGACCACACGGCCGTCCGTCTCCCGGCTGATTGATTACACTTGCCACCTCTGCGGTTTAGTTCCTGCCGCCAAGAAGCGCCGCAATATGAAACATACACCGCAAACCAAACCTGTCAGGAGGAAAGCCCGATGA
- a CDS encoding YheC/YheD family protein, with the protein MALANAGWLAWQNATIPVAFIPHPRYSPKPLPEQLSVVLGSRWKTKIPVVQRRTDSSNTRYTPAWVMPTSRNEYRAGPFVAILTSGGNRGFRGNKRNFIDIIRMGRKIGVTVFVVTPHGIHPHASSVRCFLLDDHGEKTHWIPATMPMPNIVYNRIPDRLSEQRHEEQDAIQFFLETPGIQLFNPGFFDKWTLYEYLMKSEKTQLYLPETVQWGNGTECRHLFRRHPILFLKPVDGKAGLDMIRIIREPKGYEVIQQSKNGKKRYHETHFRSLRRLLESLTKQRKYILQQGIPLATYHNSPFDLRLLLQKDGAGCWQVTGLGIRVAGLEAISTHVPMGGSIAPAHEVLRNVFRERQAEIREEIERTALKIARHIEAEKRCNLGEMSMDLGIEPNGRLWFFEANAKPMKFDEPDIRHLSLARLIHYCLYLSGFKQSKEA; encoded by the coding sequence GTGGCGTTAGCGAATGCTGGTTGGTTGGCATGGCAAAATGCGACCATCCCCGTTGCGTTCATCCCTCATCCGCGGTACTCGCCGAAACCGTTGCCCGAACAATTGTCGGTTGTTTTGGGATCGCGCTGGAAAACCAAAATTCCCGTCGTACAGAGAAGAACCGACAGTAGCAACACTCGATACACACCCGCCTGGGTGATGCCCACCAGCCGTAACGAATACAGAGCCGGACCGTTCGTCGCCATCCTCACCTCCGGTGGGAATCGCGGCTTTCGGGGAAACAAGCGCAATTTTATTGACATTATTCGGATGGGGCGCAAGATCGGTGTGACTGTTTTCGTCGTTACCCCCCACGGCATCCATCCCCACGCTTCCTCCGTACGGTGCTTTCTGTTGGACGATCACGGGGAGAAAACACACTGGATTCCGGCTACCATGCCCATGCCCAACATTGTATACAACCGCATCCCCGACCGCCTTTCGGAACAACGTCATGAAGAGCAGGACGCGATTCAATTCTTCTTGGAGACGCCCGGGATTCAACTGTTTAACCCCGGTTTCTTCGATAAATGGACGTTGTATGAATACCTGATGAAATCCGAAAAGACTCAACTCTATCTGCCCGAAACGGTTCAATGGGGCAACGGAACCGAATGCCGTCATTTATTTCGGCGCCATCCCATCCTGTTTTTGAAACCAGTCGACGGCAAGGCAGGGTTGGATATGATCCGTATCATTCGCGAGCCGAAAGGTTATGAAGTGATCCAACAATCGAAAAATGGCAAGAAACGATACCATGAAACTCACTTCAGGTCATTGCGGCGATTGCTGGAGAGCTTGACGAAACAAAGAAAATACATCCTGCAACAGGGCATTCCCTTGGCTACCTACCACAACAGTCCATTTGACCTGCGACTGTTGTTGCAAAAAGACGGAGCCGGATGCTGGCAAGTCACTGGCCTGGGCATTCGCGTTGCCGGATTAGAGGCCATTTCCACGCATGTTCCCATGGGTGGATCCATCGCACCCGCTCATGAAGTTTTAAGGAACGTATTTCGGGAGCGCCAGGCCGAGATCCGTGAGGAGATCGAGCGGACAGCACTCAAGATCGCCCGCCACATCGAGGCGGAAAAACGATGCAACCTGGGGGAAATGTCGATGGATCTGGGGATCGAACCAAACGGGCGGTTATGGTTCTTCGAAGCCAATGCCAAACCAATGAAATTCGACGAACCGGACATTCGGCACCTGTCCTTGGCTCGATTGATCCATTATTGTCTCTATCTCAGCGGATTCAAGCAAAGTAAGGAGGCATGA